The Lycium barbarum isolate Lr01 chromosome 12, ASM1917538v2, whole genome shotgun sequence genome includes a region encoding these proteins:
- the LOC132623608 gene encoding phytosulfokines gives MSKATASFFFIILLLCFTLSYAARPQPIFHEANLNKFQHQDVVEPKQVGKEESCVGVKEEECLERRTLAAHLDYIYTQNQNP, from the exons ATGTCTAAAGCAACTGCAAGTTTTTTCTTCATCATCCTTCTCCTCTGTTTTACCCTGTCCTATGCTGCTCGCCCTCAGCCAATTTTTCACGAGGCTAATCTCAACAAGTTTCAACACCAG GATGTTGTTGAACCAAAACAAGTTGGCAAGGAAGAGAGCTGCGTAGGAGTAAAGGAAGAAGAATGTTTGGAAAGGAGGACTTTGGCGGCTCATCTTGACTATATCTATACTCAAAATCAAAACCCCTGA